From the genome of Pseudomonas bubulae:
GGTGTGGGCGCCCAGGCCCAACTGGACACCGCGCAAGCCGACCTCAAGACCACACAGGCTTCGATGCAGCAGGCGCAGGCTGCGGTCAATCAGGCTCAGGACCAGCTCAGCTACTGCAACCTGCGCGCCGACCATGATGCCGTGATTACCCAATGGCATGCCGAGGCCGGGCAAGTGGTGAGCATTGGCCAGGAAGTGGTCACACTGGCCCGCCCTGAAATCAAGGAGGCGGTCATCGACCTCCCGGGTCCGTTGGCCGAAGCACTGCCCAAAGGTATCGAATTCCTCGTCGCCGGCCAGCTCGACCCGACTATCAACACCCGCGCCCATGTCCGCGAAATCGCCCCGCAAGCCGACAGCGCCACCCGCACCCGGCGCACCCGCCTGACACTGGACCAGACGCCGGCGGCATTCCGTCTTGGCAGCTCGGTGAGCGTGACCGTCAGCAGCCCGACAGCCGAGCACTTCCAGCTGCCGCTCACTGCCCTGCAGGAAGTCGACGGCCACAGCCGCGTATGGATCATTGACAGCGCCACTCAAACCGTCAGCCCGCGTGACGTCAGCGTACTGCGCCGCGACGCCCGCAACGTGCTGTTGTCGGGTGGTATCAAAACCGGCGACAGGGTGGTCAGTGCAGGTGTGTACAGCCTCACCCCCGGGCAGAAAGTCAGACTCGATAAGGAAAGCTCGCAATGAATGGGAAGTTCAACCTGTCCGAGTGGGCTCTGAAGCATCAGTCATTTGTCTGGTATTTGATGTTTGTCGCGGTGGTCGCCGGGATTTTTTCATACATCAATCTGGGGCGCGCTGAAGACCCGTCCTTCGCCATCAAAACCATGGTCATCCAGTCCAAATGGCCCGGTGCTACGGTCGACGAAACCCGCCTGCAAATCACCGATCGCATCGAGAAAAAGCTTGAGGAGCTGGATTCTCTCGACTACGTGCAAAGTTACACCCGGCCCGGTGAGTCGACGGTGTTTGTGTTCCTCAAGGACACCACCAAAGCCGATGCCATCCCGCATATCTGGTATGAGGTGCGCAAAAAGATCGGCGACATTCGCGGCGACTTTCCCCAGGGCATTCAAGGCCCAGGGTTCGACGATGAGTTCGGTGATGTCTATGGCACCATTTTCGCCTTCACCGGCGACGGCTTCACCATGCGTCAGCTGCGCGACTATGTAGAGCAAGTGCGCACCGGCATTCGCGATGTACCCAATCGCGGCAAGGTGATGACCATCGGTGAACAGGACGAAACTTTCTACCTGGATTTCTCGACCCGCAAACTGGCAGCTTTGGGCCTCGACCAACAGCACATTCTGGAAAGCCTGCAAGAACAGAACGCCGTCACTCCCGCCGGGGTAATCGAGGCCGGGCCGGAGCGCATGTCGGTACGCACCTCGGGGCAGTTCCACAGCGTTGAGGATCTGGCCGCCGTGAATCTGCGGGTCAACGACCGTTTTTACCGCCTGGCCGACATTGCCGAAATCACCCGTGGCTACGTCGACCCCGCGGCCCCCATGTTCCATTACAACGGCAAGCCGGCCATTGGTCTGGCAATCGCCATGATTGATGGTGGCAACATTCAGGAGTTCGGTAAGCAACTACAGCAGCGCATCGACGACCTGACCGCGCAGTTACCGGTAGGTGTTGGCGTGCATATGGTGTCCGATCAGGCGCAAGTGGTCGAGGAGGCTGTCAGCGGCTTCACCAGCGCCCTGTTTGAGGCGGTGGTGATTGTACTGGCGGTGAGTTTCATCAGCCTGGGCCTGCGCGCCGGTCTGGTGGTGGCGATCTCGATCCCGTTGGTGCTGGCGCTGGTGTTCGTGTTTATGGAATTTACCGGCATCGCCATGCAGCGCGTGTCGCTGGGTGCGCTGATCATCGCCCTGGGCCTGCTGGTGGACGATGCGATGATCACGGTGGAGATGATGATCACCCGGCTGGAACTTGGGGAAACCAAGGAGCAGGCGGCGACCTTTGCCTATCATTCCACGGCGTTCCCGATGCTCACCGGGACACTGGTGACCGTGGCAGGCTTTGTGCCCATCGGCCTTAACAACAGCTCGGCGGGGGAGTACACCTTCACCCTGTTCGCGGTGATTGCCGTGGCAATGCTGGTGTCGTGGGTGGTGGCCGTGCTGTTCGCGCCGGTGCTGGGCGTGCATATCCTCAGCGCCAAGGTCAAACCCAAGCCCGAGAAACCCGGGCGCCTGGCCCAGGCCTTCGACACCGCGCTGCTGTGGTGCATGCGTTATCGCTGGACGACCATTGGCGCGACAGTGCTGATGTTTGTACTGGCGGTGTTCGGCATGGGCCTGGTGCAGAACCAGTTTTTCCCGGCCTCTGACCGCCCCGAGATTCTGGTGGACCTGAACCTGCCGCAAAACGCCTCGATCCAGGAGACGCTCAAGGTCACCCAGCGTTTTGAAGAGTCGCTCAAGGGTGATGACGATATCGTGCGCTGGAGTTCTTATATCGGTGAGGGCGCGATCCGCTTCTACCTGCCGCTCGATCAGCAACTGCAAAACCCTTTCGATGCCCAGTTGGTGATTGTCAGCAAAGGCCTGGAAAGCCGTGATGCCCTGATCGAACGGCTCAACAAACGCTTGCGCGAGGACTTTGTGGGGGTGGGCAGCTTCGTACACACCCTGGAACTGGGCCCGCCGGTGGGCCAGCCGCTGCAATATCGGGTCAGCGGGCCGAATATCGACCTGGTGCGCAAGTACTCGATCGACCTGGCCTCGGTGCTCGACGCCAACCCCAATGTCGGTGAAACCATCTTCAACTGGAACGAGCCCGGCAAGGTGCTGCGTATCGACATTGCCCAGGACAAGGCCCGCCAGTTCGGGCTGTCATCCGAAGACGTGGCCCATGTGATGAACAGCATCGTCAGCGGTGCCGCCGTCAGCCAGGTCAAGGACAACATTTACCTGATCAATATCGTCGGGCGGGCCAACAGCAACGAGCGCGGTACCCCGGAAACCCTGCTCAACCTGCAGATCACCACCCCCAGCGGCACCTCGATCCCGCTATTGGCCTTTGCCACGGTGCGCTACGAGCTTGAGCAACCGCTGATCTGGAGCCGCGACCGGATCCCCACCCTGACCCTCAAGGCCTCCGTACGTGGCTCGATGCAGCCGACCGATCTGGTCAAGGTGCTCAAGCCCGAAGTCGACAAGTTTGCCGCCAACCTGCCTGAAGGCTACAACGTGCAAACCGGCGGTACGGTAGAGCAGAGCGCCAAGGCCCAGGGCCCGATCGCCAAAGTCGTGCCGTTGATGCTGTTCTTGATGGCAACCTTCCTGATGATCCAGCTGCAAAGCGTGCACAAGATGTTCCTGGTGGTCAGTGTCGCGCCGCTGGGGCTGATCGGTGTGGTGCTGGCGCTGGTGCCCACCGGCACGCCGATGGGCTTTGTAGCGATCCTGGGGATTCTGGCGCTGGTGGGCATCATCGTGCGTAACTCGGTGATCCTGGTGACCCAGATCGACCAGTACGAACGCGACGGCTTCGATCCGTGGCACGCGGTGATGCAAGCCACCCAGCATCGTCGTCGGCCTATTCTGCTGACCGCGGCAGCGGCCAGCCTGGGCATGATTCCGATTGCCCGGGACGTGTTCTGGGGGCCGATGGCCTACGCCATGATCGGCGGCATTCTATCGGCCACCTTGCTCACGCTGTTGTTTTTGCCAGCGCTGTATGTGGCTTCGTACAAGATCAAGGAGAACAAGAACCCGCCGCCAGAACATGCGTAACCCCGTGGGAGCGGGCTTGCTCGCGATTCGGACGACGTGGTCTGACAGACACACCGCGTCGATCCCATCGCGAGCAAGCCCGCTCCTACAGCAGGGTGATTAGTGAGAATTTACGAATGCCGGTATCAAGACAGCGGTCTTTAATTGAAGGGAGGTGTGAACCTAGTTTCAACCCTCTCCGCAGGGAGAGGGTTAGGGGGAGGGGCTTTTGGCTCTTGCTTCGGGCTTTTTAACGCTGCGCCTGCCCCTGCTGCATCACCCACTGCACCACTTGTGGCATCAGCACATCACTGGCCTGGCCAAAACCTGCGACCACGCCTGGTACCATCGGGTTGCTCAGCGGCTGGCGCGTCTCAAAGCGTTTGGAAGCAATGACCCGCTGATCACTGCTGCGTACCAGGCGGGCGTTGTACTGGATCAGCACTTCCGGGCTTTTGCCGTTGTAGTGGGTCTGAAACGCCAACAATTCGCCCCCCAGTTCGTAATCGGACTGCAAGTTGCTGTCATCGGTGCTCAAGCCCTGGATCCTGCCATCCTGCAAGAAGGCCTCAAGCAGACGGTTGCGCAACAGCACCGGGGCCGTATCGCTCCAGCGGGCACCTTTGTAGTTACTGATCAGGTTGCCCTCAGGCACCACCACGATGTTCTGGCTGTTCAACGCGCCAGTGGTCATCGGCTTTTCCAGACGCAATGACCACTTCACTGGCGTACTCTGGCTGACGGCCATAGGTGCTTGCGCCGCCGGCAGCCGATACACGTCGACTATCTCGGGTTTGGGCAAAATCGAGCAGGCGCTGAGCAGGCTCAGACCAGTAGCAAGGGCGATGGAACCTGCCAGGCGATAGGTGCGCTTCATGGGGTGAATTCCTTGTTCTGCTCGCGGCCCAGCAAGTAACCGCTTGGATTGGATTCCAGGCGCCGCGAGATCGAGCGCAATGTGCCAAGGGTTTCGCGCAGTTCATTGACTGCAGGGCCGAGCTGATTCAGCCCCTGCAGGCCGCTGTTGAGCGAGTCCTCATTGTTGTTGATCAGTTTGTTGATCGTCGCGGTGCTCTGCTGCAGCGAGTTCATGGCCTGCTCGGCGCTGTTGAACATCTGTTTGCCTTCGGTGCTCAACAGGCCGTTGGCGTTGCGCATCAGCACGTTGGTTTGCTCAAGCGTGACGCTGGCCTGTTTGCCGACCTGGGCCAGCTGTTTCAATGTCTGGCTGATATCGCCGCGCTGACCGGCAATGGCCGTAGTGGTTTGCTCAAGGTTGTCCAGGGTCTTGCTGACACGGTTGACGTTGTCTTCGGAGAACAACGCATTGGCGTTATGCAGCAGCATATTGACGTTGGCCATCACGTCAGAGCCGTCGGTGAGCAGGCGGGCAATGGGCGAGGGCGAAGCCACGATTTCCGGCAGCTTGCCGTCCTTGCCCTTGAGGGGCGGGCTGTTGGGGTCACCGCCACTGAGCTGGATGATCGAAGTCCCGGTCACGCCGGTCAGCGCCAGCTTGGCCTTGGTGTCGACCTTGACCGGGGTGTTGGCCGCCAGACGAATGCGCGCCAGTACCCGGCGCGGGTCCTTGTCGTCCAGGCGCAGTTCGATCACGTCGCCGACCTTGATGCCGTTGTATTGCACCGAGCTGCCTTTGGACAGGCCGCTGACGGCTTCGTTGAACACCACTTCGTAATCCTTGAACGTGCTGTCCATGCTCGCCTTGGCCAGCCACAGGCCAAACAGCATGGCCCCGACGACAATCAGGACGCTGAACAGGCCGATCAATACATGATGGGCACGGGTTTCCATGTCATTGCTCCTTGAGGTGGGTTGCCGCTTCGTACGCGGCGCGGCCACGGGGGCCATGGAAATAGTCATGAATCCACGGGTCGTCGTAGTCTTCGACCTCAGTGATGGGTGCCGCCACCAGCACCCGTTTTTGCGACAGCACCGCCACCCGGTCAGTGATGGTGTACAGCGTGTCGAGATCGTGGGTGACCAGGAACACGCTTAACCCCAGCGCATCGCGCAGTGTCAGGATAAGTTGGTCAAAGGCCGCCGCGCCGATCGGATCCAGCCCAGCGGTGGGTTCGTCCAGAAACAGGATGTCCGGGTCCAGCGCCAGCGCCCGGGCCAGCGCTGCGCGCTTGACCATGCCACCGGACAGTGAAGACGGGTACTTGTCTGCTGCCGACAGGGGCAATCCCGACAGCGCCAGCTTGACGCACGCCAGGTGCTCGGCATCAGGCCGGCTCAGGCCGGCGTGCTCGATCAGGGGCAGGGCGATGTTCTCTTTTACCGTCAGTGAAGAAAACAGCGCGCCCATCTGAAACAGCACACCAAAGCGCCGCTCGATCATTGAGCGCGCCTGTTCATCAAGGCTCATCAAGTCCTGGCCAAACACCCGGACCTGCCCTTCAGTGGGCCGACGCAAACCGACAATACTGCGCAGCAGCACGGATTTGCCGGTGCCGGAGCCGCCGACCACGCCGAGAATCTCACCTTTGTACACATCAAGGTCGAGGTGTTCATGCACGGTCTGGCTACCAAAGCGGTTGCACAGGTCACGCACCTCGATCACGGTCTCGCCGGGTTTGCGCAGGGACGTACTCACCAGCCCATCTCCATAAAGAACAACGCGGCCACGGCGTCGAGGACGATCACGATAAAGATCGACTGGACCACGCTGGACGTGGTGTGGGCGCCCACCGACTCGGCGCTGCCGCTGACTTTAAAGCCTTCAAGGCAGCCCACCGCGGCAATCAGGAAGGCAAAGAACGGCGCTTTGACCATGCCCACCAAAAAGTGCTGCACGCCGATATCCGAGTGCAGCAGCGAAATAAACATGTCCGGCGAGATACCCAGGGACACCACGCAGACCACGGCACCGCCGAGGATGCCCGCCATCATGGCCATGAATGTCAGCAGCGGCAGGGAAATCAACAGCGCCAGCACCCGTGGCAACACCAGCAAGTCCATCGGATCGAGGCCCAGGGTGCGGATCGCGTCAATTTCTTCGTTGGCCTTCATCGAGCCGATTTGTGCGGTAAAGGCACTGGCCGTGCGCCCGGCGAGCAGGATGGCGGTGAGCAACACGCCGAATTCACGCAGGAAGGAAAACGCCACCAGGTCAACGGTAAAAATCCCCGCACCAAAGTTGGCCAGTACCGTGGCCCCGAGAAACGCCACTACGGCGCCCACCATAAAGGTCAGCAACACCACGATCGGCGCGGCGTTAAGACCGATCTGCTCGATATGCGCCACCACCGGGGTAATGCGCCATTGTTTGGGTCGAAACAGGTTGCGCGCCAGGGTCTGCAGGATCAGGCCGATAAACCCCAGCAGTTGCAGGGAGTCTTGCCACAGCTTGTAGACCGCGCTGCCGATGCGGCTGAGCAAGAGGATGCCGACGTTCTGTTCCTGGGCTGCGACCGGCACGCAAAAATCGCGCATCGAGGAATAGACCGTTTGCAGCAAGGCGCGGTCGGCGGCGGGGAGTTTTTGGGCGGTGTCGGTCAACTGACTGACGCGCTCTGCCCCCAGCAGCTCCACCAGCAGCGAAGCCCCGGCCGTATCGATGCTGGACACGTCGTCCAGGTTGATGGCGGTCTGGGCATCGTACTTGCCGACCAGTTGTTCGGTCTGCTGCTTGAGGCGTGTGTAATGGGCAAGCGTCCAGTCGCCGCTGATCAGCAGTCGCGCCGGATTACCGGAAGTGTCTAGTTGGGCATTGCCCGCCATGGCCGTAATAGTCTTAAGCTCCCAGCTCGGTACGTTTGAACGCAGACCTTATGTAATAGCACAATCCGGCAAAAGTGCTTCAGTTTGCCTTAACAACCGCAGGCGCAGATTGATCCAGGTTAACCCTGAAGCGCAAAACGCCGATCAGTTGCCCATCCTCGGTCAACACCCGGACTTGCCAGCGACCCACCGGGTCCGGCGGGAAATTCTGCTTGTGGGTCCAGGCGCGATAACCCTCTTTGCGCCCGCCATGAATATCCAGGGCGATGCGGTCGACCTCCTGGCCGTTGAGTTGCCACACATGGTAAATCCGCTCATTCAAACCCCGGGGCGCATTGATCGAGGTATAGGCGTACAGGCCACGACTGCGCAGCTCGCTGACGCTGATGTGCTTGATGCTCTCGCCCGGCGTGCGGTCCTGCAACTGGGTGGTGACGGCCACTTCGGTCATCCACAGCGTAGCTGGTGGCACCCAGGATCGCAGCAGCCAGCCGGTGCCGCCCAGGGCCAGGACTATCAAGGGCAATACCAGCCAGCCACGCCAGGTTTTCAGCGGCAGGCTCACGGCCAGGCTGGGAATTGACAGCAGCACGGCGGTGCCCAGCGCCAGTTTGTAGCTCTCGGAGGTGGTGAGGTTGAGGATGATCGGCAACGCCGTCAGCATGGCCGCGAACAGGGCCAGGGTGTGCAGGGCCAGAAACAGCCAGCGCCGGGGGGCCAGCCATTTGTAATACAGCGGGTCAGTGATGGCGATCAGTGCGCACACGCCCAGAAGTCCGGTAAAGACCAGTTGGCCACTGTTCCAGGTGGTGGTGATAAAGAAAAATGGCAGGACGAAAAAAAAACTTTCCTGGTGGATCATCTGGGTGGCATAGCGCAGCAGCGGTTCAGGTATTTCGCGCTTGAACACCCGGCTGAACAGCCGGGTGAAGGTGTTTTCCAGCATCAACCAGACCCAGCTCACCAGCAGGATCACCGCAATCCAGCGGGCCATGCCTTGCTGGCGGTCCACCAGAATGAAACTGCCCACCCCCGAGCAAAAGCCAAACGCCGCGATCAGCCCTGGATAGCGCTTCATCAACTCAAGGATGCGCTGTAGGTAGTGGTTCCAGTCTGGCATTTGGCAGTTCACATTCTGTAAGGGGAAAACCTGGACAGAATAGCGTTTTAGGCGCTCCGCGTCCGGCACGATTGAAGGGCCAAGGCCTGCATCGGCGCCCTGCAATCAATGCCCGTGGCTTCTGCCCACATGGCTGGGCTCGCCTTCCGGCGGGCTGACCGAGCCGCTGACTTCCAGCTGCTGCAAAATCCCGCAATGCTCCCCGTCCGGCCCCTCGCCACACTTTTGCCGCAGGTCGAGCAATTGCGCCTGCAGGGCCAGCAAACTGTCGACCCGCGCCTTGACGTGATGAATATGTTCGTCGATCAGCGCATTCACGCTTTCGCACTGGTCCTGGGGGCTGTCACGCAGGTTGAGCAGGCTGCGGATTTCTTCCAGGGTCATGTCCAGGCTGCGGCAATTGCGGATAAACGTCAGCCGCTCAACATGGGCCTGGGTGTACAAACGGTAGTTGCCTTCACTGCGCGCAGGCTCTGGCAGCAGCCCTTCGCGTTCGTAATAACGGATGGTTTCGACCTGACAGTCGGTCAATTTCGCCAGTTCGCCAATTTTCATCAAGCAGATCTCCAAAAGGATGCTTGACCCTATAGTGGCTACAGGGTCTTTACTTGGCAACAGGCACCTTTCCCGGACGCAATCTGATGAGCGATTCCATTCACGCACCGAACAAGCATGGTCACGATCACGATCACGATCACGATCACGATCACGAACATGGGCATGGCGACACGCACGCTCACGCCCATAGCTGCTGCCCTGGCGCAGCGGGACCGAGCGTCGTCAAGCTGGCCGCCGCGGCCACTGCGGGCGCGCGCCTGAGCAGCTTTCGCATTGAAGCGATGGACTGCCCCACCGAGCAGACCCTGATCCAGAACAAGCTGGGCAAGCTGGCGGGTGTGCAGCAACTGGAATTCAACCTCATCAACCGGGTATTGGGCGTGACCCACGACCTGCCGTCCGTCGGGCCGATTGTCGACGCAATCAAATCCCTCGGCATGCACGCCGAGCCCATCGATTCCGGTGCGGATGCGGCCCCGCCTGCACTGCCAGCGAAAAAACACTGGTGGCCTCTGGCCGTGGCCGGTGTGGGCGCGTTGGCGGCTGAAGTGCTGCACTTTACCGATGCTGCACCCACCTGGGTGATTGCGCTGGTGGCGCTGGTGTCGATCCTCAGCGGCGGCCTGACCACCTATAAAAAGGGCTGGATCGCCCTGAAAAACCTCAACCTGAACATCAATGCACTGATGAGCATCGCCGTGACGGGGGCCGTGCTGATCGGCCAATGGCCGGAAGCGGCGATGGTGATGTTCCTGTTTACTGTGGCCGAGCTGATCGAAGCCAAATCCCTCGATCGTGCGCGCAATGCCATCAGTGGCTTGATGCAAATGGCGCCGGACAAGGCCACCGTGCAGCAGGCGGATGGCAGCTGGATTGAGCTTGAGGTCAAAGACATCGCCCTGGGCAGCCTGGTCAGGGTACGGCCGGGCGAGCGTATCGGCCTGGACGGTGAAGTGGTAGCGGGCAACTCCACAGTCGATCAGGCGCCGATCACCGGTGAAAGCCTGCCCATCGAGAAAGCGCTGGGCGACAAAGTCTTCGCGGGCACCATCAACCAGTCCGGCGCCCTGGAATACCGGGTGACGGCAGCGGCCAACAACTCGACCCTGGCGCGGATCATTCACGCTGTAGAGCAGGCCCAGGGCGCCCGGGCACCGACCCAGCGTTTCGTCGACAGCTTCGCGAAAATCTATACCCCGCTGGTGTTTGCCTTTGCCCTGGCAGTGGCGGTGATCCCGCCGTTGTTTATGGGCGGCGTATGGTTTGACTGGATCTACCGTGCGCTGGTGTTACTGGTGGTGGCGTGCCCTTGTGCGCTGGTGATTTCGACGCCGGTAACCATCGTCAGCGGCCTGGCGGCTGCGGCCCGCAAGGGGATTTTGGTCAAGGGCGGGGTGTACCTGGAAGGCGGCCACAAGCTCGACTTCCTGGCCCTGGACAAGACCGGCACCATCACCCACGGCAAACCGGTGCAAACCGATTACCTGCCCCTTGATCCGCTGTTCACTGACAGCGCGGTGCTGTTGGCCGCCAGCCTTGCAAGCCGTTCCGATCATCCGGTGTCGCTGGCTGTGGCTAATGCTGCTGTGGATAAGAATCTGCCTTTGAGTGCTGTGGATAACTTCACCGCGCTGGCGGGACGCGGAGTGCGTGGCGAAATCGACGGCAAGCTCTACCACCTGGGCAATCACCGCCTGGTTGAAGAATTGGGCCTGTGCTCTCCTGAACTCGAGACAGAGCTGTTTGCGCTGGAAGAACAGGGCAAAACCGTGATCTTGCTGTGCGACAGCGCAGGCCCGCTGGCGCTGTTCGCCGTGGCAGACACAGTCAAGCAAACCAGCCGTGAAGCGATCCGCGAGTTGCATGAGTTGGGCATCAAGACCCTGATGCTGACCGGCGATAATCCTCACACGGCCAACGCCATTGCCGCCCAGGTCGGTATCGACGAAGCCCAGGGCAACCTGCTCCCGGAAGACAAGCTCAAGGCGATCGAAGCGCTGTATGCCAAGGGCCATCATGTAGGCATGGTGGGCGACGGCATTAATGACGCTCCGGCCCTGGCCCGTGCCGAGATCGGTTTTGCCATGGCCGCGGCAGGTACGGATACCGCGATCGAGACCGCCGATGTTGCCCTGATGGACGACGATCTGCGCAAGATACCGGCTTTTATTCGCCTGTCACGGCAGACCTCCAGCATCCTGAAACAGAACATTGCCTTGGCATTGGTCATCAAGGCGATCTTTCTTGCGGTAACCTTCCTCGGTTTGGCCACCATGTGGATGGCCGTGTTTGCCGACATGGGCGTCAGCCTGTTGGTGGTGTTCAACGGTTTGCGCCTGTTGCGCAAATAGATCAAGAGGGGCTGTTGTGCTGAGTGCCGAGCTGAAAGCGTTTTACCGGGTGGCCCAACTGGGCAGCATTACTCAGGCCGCCAAAAAGCTCGGGCTGAGCCAGCCGACTGTGACCACGCAAATCCGCAATCTCGAAAGCCAGTACGGTGTAGAGCTGTTTTACCGTGGCGGCCGGCGCCTGACCCTCAGCGATGACGGCGTACGCCTGCTGCCGATGGTCAAGGCGTTGCTGCAGCAAGAAGCCGATATCGAATTCTTTTTGCGCAACAGCGGCCAGGGCACCGGCATGCTGCGCATTGCCGCGACCGCGCCGTATTACATCCTGGATCTGGTTAAAGCCTTTCGCGAACGCTTGCCGCAGATCGAGGTGGCGGTGGATATCGGCAACTCCCAGCAGGTGCTGGAGGCACTGGACGAATACCGGGTCGATATCGCGGCTTCCTCACAACTGGTGGAAGACCCGCGCCTGATCCGCCGCGTCCTGGGTGCCGATCCGCTGGTGCTGGCGGTGCATCGCAATCACCCACTGGCCAAGCTAGAGCATGTACCGCTCAGTGCGCTGGCCGGGCATTGCTTGTTGATGCGTGAGCAAGGTTCGACCACGCGCCAGTTGACCGAAGACCTGCTGGCCAATGCCGGGGTGAGTTTTGGTCCGCTGCTGGAAATTGGCAGCCGGGAGTCGATCCGCGAAGCGGTGCTGCGCAATATCGGCATCAGCATCATCGCTCGCCAGGAAGTACCTCATGACCCGCAGTTACGGGTACTGACCCTTGAGAATGCGCCAGTGATCCATGAGTACCTGTACTGCCTCAAAGAGCGAAAAGCCGCGCGTTTGCCGGCGGCGTTTCTGGGGCTGGCGCAGGAAATGGCCCCGGCCTGACCACAACCACTGTGGGAGCGGGCTTGCTCGCGATGCAGACGATGCGGTGTGTCAGGCAAAACGCGGTAAGGCCATCGCGAGCAAGCCCGCTCCCACAATGACCCTGCACCCATACCCAAATCCACCAATACCACTATCGGCTGCTTTGGCCTTGCTGCCACATCTTGTACGCATTGCATCTCTAGGATGGCCCTTATCTGCTTGATGAGGTGCATCCATGAACAGCTCGAACACAACCGCTTTTACCCAGCCCGGCGTGCCGATGAAGGTGCGCAATGTGAGCAAGCGCTTTGGCGCCTTTACCGCGCTGGATAACGTCTCGCTGGAGGTGGCTGCAGGCGAGCTGGTGTGTCTGCTCGGCCCGTCCGGTTGCGGCAAGACCACGCTGTTGCGTTGTATCGCAGGCCTGGAGCATCAGGACAAGGGCGCACTGTACCTGGGTGATCGCGATGTCTCCGAGCTGGCGCCGCAGGCCCGTGATTACGGGATTCTGTTTCAGTCCTATGCTTTGTTCCCAAATCTGACTGTTGAGGCCAACATTGCCTACGGCCTGGCTGGCAGCAATCGTGAGGTGGTGCGCAAGCGCGTCGGCGACATGCTGGAGTTGGTGGGCCTGACCGGCAGCGAAAAGAAATTCCCGGGTCAGCTTTCCGGTGGCCAGCAGCAGCGGGTCGCCCTGGCCCGTGCCCTGGCGCCATCGCCGTCTCTGCTATTACTCGACGAGCCAATGTCGGCCCTGGATGCCCGCGTCCGTGAGCATTTATGTACCGAACTGCGCCAATTGCAGCGCAGCCTGGGCATCACCACGCTGATGGTCACCCACAATCAGGACGAAGCCATGCTGATGGCCGACCGTATTGCTGTGATGAACAACGGCAAGGTCGAGCAGTACGCCACCCCGCAAGAAATCTACAACAAGCCGGCCACGCCGTTTGTCGCCGAATTTGTGGGGCAGGGCAACTGGCTACCGTTTTTGCGCAACAGTGCCACCCACGCTCAGGTCGGCGGCATGAACATGCGCCTGGCAGATGACGCTGGCCGCGCCGCCTCGGGGCGTTTGTTCTGCCGTCCCGAAGCCATCAGCGTCAATCCGGTACTGCATCAGGAAAACCTGTTCCCGGCCCGGGTTCGGGAAATTACCTTTCTTGGCAATCGCTGCCGCATGAGCTTCGAACTCAACCACCTGCCGGGTCATGCCCTGACGGCCGAAGTCGGCAGTCAGGACCTGCCGCGCCTTGGCACACCGGATATTTTTGTCGCCCTGCCACCCGGCAGCCTGCAGGTGTTTGCCTGACATGGCCGCTGAAATGGCCCTGCCATTGCCCGGCAAAATGTCCCGCCAAGCCAGCAGAGCGGAACTCGGTGACCGTATCTTCGTGGTCGGCGGCAAGCTGCTGTTACTGCTGTTGTTGAGCGTGGCGGTGCTGA
Proteins encoded in this window:
- a CDS encoding LysR family transcriptional regulator produces the protein MLSAELKAFYRVAQLGSITQAAKKLGLSQPTVTTQIRNLESQYGVELFYRGGRRLTLSDDGVRLLPMVKALLQQEADIEFFLRNSGQGTGMLRIAATAPYYILDLVKAFRERLPQIEVAVDIGNSQQVLEALDEYRVDIAASSQLVEDPRLIRRVLGADPLVLAVHRNHPLAKLEHVPLSALAGHCLLMREQGSTTRQLTEDLLANAGVSFGPLLEIGSRESIREAVLRNIGISIIARQEVPHDPQLRVLTLENAPVIHEYLYCLKERKAARLPAAFLGLAQEMAPA
- a CDS encoding putative 2-aminoethylphosphonate ABC transporter ATP-binding protein, translated to MNSSNTTAFTQPGVPMKVRNVSKRFGAFTALDNVSLEVAAGELVCLLGPSGCGKTTLLRCIAGLEHQDKGALYLGDRDVSELAPQARDYGILFQSYALFPNLTVEANIAYGLAGSNREVVRKRVGDMLELVGLTGSEKKFPGQLSGGQQQRVALARALAPSPSLLLLDEPMSALDARVREHLCTELRQLQRSLGITTLMVTHNQDEAMLMADRIAVMNNGKVEQYATPQEIYNKPATPFVAEFVGQGNWLPFLRNSATHAQVGGMNMRLADDAGRAASGRLFCRPEAISVNPVLHQENLFPARVREITFLGNRCRMSFELNHLPGHALTAEVGSQDLPRLGTPDIFVALPPGSLQVFA